TTACGGCGAAGAGATTGGGATGGAGAACAATGATCCTAAGCGCGTCGAAGATGTGAAAGATGTGATCGGGAAAAAAGGATGGCCGAAAGAGATCGGGCGCGACGGCGAGCGCACGCCGATGCAATGGAACGCTTCAGTGAATGCCGGATTCAACAAGGGCGCCAAACCCTGGCTGCCGGTGGATGCGAACTATCCCACTCACAATGTTGCGAGTGAATCGCAGGATCCGAATTCAGTTCTGAATTGGTATCGCCAGCTCATCAAGCTCCGCCGCAGCAATGCTGCGTTTTACGAGGGCAGCTATGTCTCGCTCACTGACACCGATCCGAACATCATGGCGTACCTAAGAAAAACGCCGACAGCGCAGGCCGTGGTGATCCTCAATTTCTCCGCGCAGCCGCAGACGATTGCTTTAGACAGTTCCAAAATAGGAACATCAGCGGGAACAGTGCTCCTGTCCACGGATCGCCAGCTAAAACGAGTTAACTTGAGGAAGATCCAACTGGCTCCTTACGGAGTGGTGATCGCCACCGCGCAACCGCATTTATCTATCCGCAGTACTCATTAGAGTGGGTCGTCAAGTCCAGCGGTGCACTCTCTTTCAATGTTGCGGATGCAAGAGCTTTCAATCTCCAAACGAAACGGCGGTTTCGGTCCCGTAGTTCTTCCGCAGTTCGGCGATCAGCAGCAGCAGTTGCTGCAGCTCGTTTGCGTTTCGCCTGTCTCCATTCAGCTGGCGTGAATTTTCCGCATGACTCGATGGCGGCAAAGGACTCTCCTGCATACAGCCTCACAAAACCGAGGTTGCATTACTCGGCCAATTTTTTGGATTTCGTTCATTTACATAAGCGGAAAAATTCGCACGAGTGGCTCATCCCGCCGCGTGAGGTTGTAAAAATTTACACACGGCCGAGGCGATCAGGTTGAAATTTGATCAGCCAAGCGACTGCAAACCATTGACTTACGCAGAATTCACCAGATACTTTATCCCTCGGAGTAAGGGCCCGTATGTCTGCGGCACAGGATCTTCCGTCGGATGGCCTGAGCCAACTTCTTATCCGCTGGACCGATGGCGACAAGGAAGCGCTCAAGTCGCTGGTCCCACTTGTCTACATCGAGCTTCGCCGCTTGGCGCACAATCGTCTACGCCACGAGCGGGACAACCACACTCTGCAGACCACAGCTCTGGTCCATGAAGCTTACGTGAGACTCGCGGAACATCCGCCAAACAACGTCTTCGATCGCAAGCACTTTCTCGCTTTGGCGGCGGGAATCATGCGACAGGTGCTCGTTGATCACGCGCGCGAAAAGCAGGCACAGAAACGCGATGGCGGTGTACAGATCGAACTCGATTCCAAAATAGGTCCTGTGGCCGAGCGCCCTCTGGACGTGCTCGCGATCAACGAGGCTCTCACAAACCTCGCGAAGCTCGACGCACGCCAAAGCACCATTGTGGAACTGCGCTTCTTCGCCGGTCTCTCAATCGAGGACACCGCCGAGGTACTAGGCATGTCGCCCGCGACGGTGAAACGCGACTGGATCACCGCGCGCGCATGGCTTCTGCAACAGATGACGGTCGCCGGGCAGCCCAAAGGCCGGGGAGCAGCCAGTGGCCAGTGAAGCGGCACGACAGCAATGGACGCCGGAAGGCTGGCAGCATGCCCGCGTTTTGCTCGCCACGCTGATCGAACTTCCTCCGGAACAGCGAGCCGCATTTCTCGAAAGCTCGTGCAGCGACGATGCCAACCTGCGTCTGCATCTTGAAGATCTGCTGCGGGCGCATGAAGCGACTGAAGCTCAGCATTTCGAAAAGTTTTCCGAGGAGCTTGGCTCGAACCTCGCGGCAGCGGGATTCGTTCAGCCGGTAATCGGGCGCAGAATCGGTGCGTATCGCGTCGAAGCAGAAATCGGACACGGTGGGATGGGCAGCGTCTACCGCGCGGTTCGCGCCGACGAAGCATATGAAAAACGAGTCGCGATCAAGCTGGTTGATCGCGGACTTTCTCGGCGCAGCGCAGAGCTCTTTCGTCATGAACGCCAGATCCTCGCGAATCTCGAGCATCCGAATATTGCGCGCTTGCTCGATGGTGGCACCCATGAAGACGGGTCGCCTTATTTAGTGATGGAGTTCGTCGAAGGAGAAACCATCACGCGATACTGCGACAGCCACCGCCTCTCGATCGAACAGCGACTCGCGTTATTTCAGAAGATCTGCTCGGCGGTGCACTTCGCTCACCAGAACCTTGTCATTCATCGTGACATCAAGCCGGCAAACATTCTCGTCACCCCCGAAGGGGAGCCCAAGCTGCTGGATTTCGGGATCGCGAAGATAGTTGGCAACGATGCCGAGACGCAGACCATGGGCGCGATGACTCCCGCCTATGCCAGCCCGGAGCAATTGCGCGGCGAACTGGTAACGACTGCTACCGACGGCTATTCACTCGGTCTGGTGCTCTATGAATTGCTCACAGGCCGCTATGCCTACGAGCGCTTTACTTCTCCCGCACGTCGTCAGCAGGCGATTCTTCAGGATGATCTTGAGCGCCCAAGCCAAGCGGTGAAGCGTGCGTCGTCTGATCAGTCGCTATTGAGCATTGGCGCTCTGCGCCAACTCACGATGGAAAAGCTTGCGCAGCGTCTGGGCGGTGATTTGGAGAGCATCGTCGCCAAGGCTACGGCGAAGAGTCCGGAGGCACGCTACAGTTCTGTCGCGCAATTCTCTGAAGATATTGCGCGTCACTTACGCGGCGAAGCTGTTATCGCGCACCAGAATACGCTGGTCTATCGCTGGGTAAAGTTTGTGCGCCGGCATAGAGCGGGAGCAGCGGCAGCCGTGTTGGTTTGCCTCTTGTTTATGGTCGGCTTGGCTCTCGTGGTGCGCGCTGACCGCAAAGCTGAGGCAGAGCGCGCGATGGCGGAGCGCCGATTTGATGACCTGCGCAGCCTTGCCAGCTCTTTGATGTTCGAAATACACGATTCCATCCGAGACCTTCCCGGCGCGACTCCCGCGCGCAAGCTCGTTGTAAGTAAGGCGCTGCAATATCTCGACACGCTCTCGAAAGATGCGAGCACCGATCTGAGCCTGCAGCGTGAACTTGCGACCGCATATCAGCGCATTGGCGACGTACAGGGTGGGTCAACGGATGCAAATTTGGGAGACACACAGGGAGCCATTGAGAGTTACAGGAAGTCGTTGCAGATTCGAGAATCGATTGCGCGGATGCGGCCGCATGATCCACAGGCTAAAGAAGAGTTGGCAGACATTTACGATCGCGTCGGGTCGATGGCTGCGAATGCGCGCGATTATCCGCAGGCGCTGGCCAGCTACGGCAAATCCTTAGAGCTGTTGCAGCAGTTGCCCAATGCGAAGACGAACCCGCGCATCCTCAATCAGGTCGCAGGCGATTATTACTATCTCGGAATGGCATTATCAGACAGCGGCGATTCTGCAGGAGCCGTGGAAAACGAGCTGCGGTCGATTTCAATTCGGGAATCTCTCAAGCCGAAGGATGCGCGCGCACGGCAGGCGACGCAACTGCGCCTGGCCGGATCCTATGGAACCGTTGCACAAATGCTGCGCGATCAGCGGGATTTCGATCGTGCGCTGCGATATCAACGGAAGGCTGTTAGTACCATCTCGGAACTGGCCGCTT
This genomic interval from Terriglobales bacterium contains the following:
- a CDS encoding sigma-70 family RNA polymerase sigma factor; translation: MSAAQDLPSDGLSQLLIRWTDGDKEALKSLVPLVYIELRRLAHNRLRHERDNHTLQTTALVHEAYVRLAEHPPNNVFDRKHFLALAAGIMRQVLVDHAREKQAQKRDGGVQIELDSKIGPVAERPLDVLAINEALTNLAKLDARQSTIVELRFFAGLSIEDTAEVLGMSPATVKRDWITARAWLLQQMTVAGQPKGRGAASGQ
- a CDS encoding serine/threonine-protein kinase, with product MASEAARQQWTPEGWQHARVLLATLIELPPEQRAAFLESSCSDDANLRLHLEDLLRAHEATEAQHFEKFSEELGSNLAAAGFVQPVIGRRIGAYRVEAEIGHGGMGSVYRAVRADEAYEKRVAIKLVDRGLSRRSAELFRHERQILANLEHPNIARLLDGGTHEDGSPYLVMEFVEGETITRYCDSHRLSIEQRLALFQKICSAVHFAHQNLVIHRDIKPANILVTPEGEPKLLDFGIAKIVGNDAETQTMGAMTPAYASPEQLRGELVTTATDGYSLGLVLYELLTGRYAYERFTSPARRQQAILQDDLERPSQAVKRASSDQSLLSIGALRQLTMEKLAQRLGGDLESIVAKATAKSPEARYSSVAQFSEDIARHLRGEAVIAHQNTLVYRWVKFVRRHRAGAAAAVLVCLLFMVGLALVVRADRKAEAERAMAERRFDDLRSLASSLMFEIHDSIRDLPGATPARKLVVSKALQYLDTLSKDASTDLSLQRELATAYQRIGDVQGGSTDANLGDTQGAIESYRKSLQIRESIARMRPHDPQAKEELADIYDRVGSMAANARDYPQALASYGKSLELLQQLPNAKTNPRILNQVAGDYYYLGMALSDSGDSAGAVENELRSISIRESLKPKDARARQATQLRLAGSYGTVAQMLRDQRDFDRALRYQRKAVSTISELAASEPQNQTYLRYLGQGNMYLGRILNEMGDPRGALTAYRKGALTLESIRRADPLNDSVLQDLAYFYAQLGELEINEGEVSSGVKHLRSATSTWDKEVRNDSSDKSAIAARGEVYLEAGRAYSTLALRSKSLAQTRQLWQQARTNLHESMKMWKQLESQHAVISNERDAPQATAKALAKCERALAQLSRGK